A stretch of DNA from Polyodon spathula isolate WHYD16114869_AA chromosome 20, ASM1765450v1, whole genome shotgun sequence:
TTATTAAGGGTCGTTAGGGATCACCATCTCCGTGATTGTCTGCTAGACTGAGCACAATGACTGCAGCTAATTGCTAATCAGTGTCACGCACACATTTAATCAAACACCAGAAAGGGCTTCTCTGTTAAGTGCCGCTGTGGTTCAAATACATATGCACTGTGGCAAGGCTGTGTAGTAAGCAATAAAGACACTGCTTTGTGTATTTGTAATGATACACACACCATCTGGCGTTTATCTCCACAGCCAAGCTACTTTATCTATGTACACATGACTTGAAATAGGCAAGCTGAGATGCTTGCTATCTCCCTAAGAAGATGGACAGAGCCTTACTGAGCTTCTTAAACTGGGCAGTTTGAgaagaaatatttttgtttttttcaaaatggatgGTAGACAATagctatttaaagaaaaacaaactgttttgctGTTTATCTTTTAGCCTGTCCTAAAATACCCTAAAACTTAAGGAGCTGGAGAGAGGAAAGTGCTAAAAGTTCTCTTGAGAAACTGTGCATCCAGGTTGTGCTGCTCTTCTCCCCGAACACTGTACCTTGAAGCTGATGAGTTCTTGCTTGGTGAATCCGTGGCTGTGAATGATTTTCATCTGTTTGACCAATGTGCTCTTCCCACTCTCAGCAGCACCTATACACACAACAGAGATTACAAAGAGGGGAGCACAAACACGTCTCTCACATGCTAGTCTGAATGGCATGTTTCAAATGCGAATAAAAGGTGAAacgatttcaaaatgtaaacatgttagCGTATTTCAGTTTCAAGACTGGGGGGGGGGCAGGCTAAATGCATACGAGAAAAACAGGTAGACTGTGtttgagaaataaaaaacagaacttaAACTCCAGCTGTATTTGGGTTATGTTTTATTCACCCTTACCAACACACTTTTTCTTCAGAAACATCCTAGCTATTGTGATGAAGTCAATGACTGGACAGTGTACCACAATTTCATTTCAACAAACATcctgctgtatacagtataattaacAATACCAACGTTTCCAATCATGTGGAACTAGATTCTCAGTGTAACCCAATGCGTTTCTGAGTCACCTCCAAACGCCTGGCGCATGTTAAGGGACAGGTATTCGGACCACAACAATAGCTGCACCTGCAAGTGCAGGCATGCAATATgagcgaagaaaaaaaaaagattgtgcttTTGTATTTGAACTCACCCAGCATTAGGATTTTAACCACATTGAGCTCCTCTTTCACGTATTCATACAACTCTCGGTCTATTTTCTCACTGTGTATCTtagctttcttttcttcttctgtcATTTCGGAACCTAGACACATTCCCATTTTTATATGCATTGCTTCTCAAGACCAGACAGACCTAAAGAAAACGATGAATCATCAAATCTTccaaaaaaacacctttcttgtttttgttggtatggttcatttttctttccagaattccttttttcagtttttttttaatggctataACTACATAAGCCTGACTATATATCCTGCTTTAAACGGTAATTGTATTAAAAATCTCACGCTTGCAAAATTGCATTCGATTAAAAACTTGTAATTCGTTCTTACTTATCGCTAACTTGAActtagggactttttttttttttaatactgattcATCCAAtcaagttgttttctttttttccacgAACATTGTGGTTAGTTGTATTCCGTTGTTTGTGAGTTCACAATACTACTATCAAGATCATAGTACTGTTACCAAAGCAAACCCGTTTGCCTCTCGAAAACTTTTCAAATTTTCTCAAAGTGCCCCTGCTTCTAACAACGAACTGTAGACTCTGTGAGTTTCAGGTTACCGGGGGAAGTGACGCAGCGTTGTGAAAACTGACACCTGAACGATagaaatttaaaatagttttgtgttttaaagaattgtGATAAGGAAGTTGGAATCATAtaactaaatacaatgaaaatgatAATAAAGTACTTTGTTGATTGTTATTCTACTAGTctataaagttttgtttttttttaaacttattttaacgTTTAAAATGacaagatagtttttttttttttttttaaatcacataagTGCTACTCTCGAACAATTGCTGTATTTTTCCAAAGCAACATGAACAGACGAGAGTTGTGCCCTCTTTTCTAAAACCACCTTTGGCTAGCACAGACTTTGGATAGCACAACTGCTGTTCAGGTGACCAAgagcgctggaactaggggtgctggggtgctggctttgcatggcttccatcatatacaggggttacagttttgttcaatggctttcagcgccccaaatttaaaaatggttccagtgccactgcagaAGACGTAAGCATACAAATACGTCCTGCTTtgttatttaaagattttatcaatAATACAGTTTCAACAGCAACTATGCGTGTTTGTTTTCAATACATACATTAATCTTCTGTAAAGATATCCAGTCACATATgtcaatatttctttattttattttatgaaaacgaAAACaacgttactatatatatatatatatatatatatatatatatatatatatatatatatatatgttattttggAAGCTCACATATGGCTCTGTTTTAATTTGAAGCAGCAGTAATTAGCTCCATTGAATACACTCCCACCGCCTCCCTTGGGTGTTATGCCCCGTTTCCACTAGCCCCGTTTAGGTGTACCTCAGCGAGTCCGTCTGAGCCCAGGGCGTTTCCACACCAACCCCGTCTGAGAACACAAAAGGCTAATCCTATGAACGAATGGGGTTGACAGATACCACAGCTGTGGGTACTGCAGACACAGGTGTTGTCAATTTGAGTACTTTTGTGTGGCTCGAACTTATGGTATGGTCTCTCAAACTATATAGAGCACAGATGGCAACTTAGTTTTGTTAACTTTTATTAGCATAGCAAAacctcaaatacaaaacattatcTATAACAAATAACTGAAATGTAGCTTTGGTCACAAAAATGGCTAAGGGGTAGATTTGCTCAATTTGTCTGTCTGGTATAAACTACAGCTGGCTTTTTATTGAGCAATTTACAGAACCAGATATTAATACAAATCCCTGGGGTTTGTATTAATATAATTCTAGGGACGTGGTTAAGTTCCTTCCcaatttcctaaaaaaaaatcgAGCTGTCTTATCCAATCCCTAGATTGTTCGAATCAAACAAACATCTCATTTCACCGACCTCAGTAAGCGCAATAAATGTATACTATAACATCCATTTCACTTTCTCGAAACTTAAAGTCAATACAATAGAAGCATTATGCAGCCAATGTTGATGTTAAACTACTGGCAGCATTCTTTTTAGGGCTGGTAATGGGGCTGGTTCTGATCACgctgtttaaatgtgtaatgttTTGTGATCTTTTTGTTCATATGCaggtattttaaatacagtaacattgAAAGCGGATGTTGCTTCTGGAACTTAATACCACTTTCTGTGCTGTGTGTCAAATTCAGCTTTTTTCAGCCCTGTTTCTGTTAAACCGAATGCTTCCACATGAAAAAAtgcttcctattgtgcttgaaaaGAATGAGCCCAGCTAATGAAGTGCCCTTTACCAGTTCTCAGCGTGAGCGCTTTAGGAATGAAAGCGAGTCGATACTAAATCACTGGGATCTGAGACGCATTGCTTCACTGCCCCGttttcaaacatttctttaaTGAAAAGGGGAAAATGATCATAATAAAAGCACCATGATGTGTTATGTAAATACTGACCTTAAAGGGTCCATAATTACATTCAACGAACCGGTACCGGTATTGCAGGGTTTGAATACGAGGAAGAGATTAGcaacttacttaaaaaaaaaaaaaaaaaaaaaaaactcttttagTTTTGGAAAATAGCTTTTTACAAAACTGAATAATGTTGGTCAGTTCTGTGTtcaaatggcagtgatacaaacATGTTGTTAAGAGGGGGGTTGTGATGTTTTTTTCAGTTCGCCTTTGCCTTTCTCTCAGCATGACTCTGTAACGAGAACATCACATGATCTCCCGATCCTATTGTCACAGACACGTCATTTAAAGATTTTTAATCAATGCGTTCCTCTATGAGAAATCATTATTGTACCccatccttggtgtttttttcaataaaaataaataaaaaaacgaagTCATCAGACAATCCTATGCTGTAAACGGCGAGTTAAAAAATAACCCCAGTGCAAAAAACTGCGCTATATTTAAATCCACCGCTGCTGtaataaattgaataattaacGGCGTTTGCTGTCTACAGCAATCTTAGGTATGGCTGTGTTTTAAGTTGATGCACACATCAGCTGCTTTTAATACTGCACTGGAAAGAACCTCTGGAAGAGTCGGATTTGATCAATTAAATTATTACCTTCACTCCAGCAATTCTTACACTGTCACTACAAAGAACCGCAATTTCTAGCAAACAAATAATGCACAGACAAGCCAGTTCACacacaatattaatttattaaggtTACAACAACACAGATTACTGTATATAACGGAATCACACATGACGAATAATTAAGAGACAAGATCAGTTATGTCAGCTTTATGTACAAAAGGTAGACAGGTACTGTATGCATtcagtcaactttttttttttttttttttaatgccagaaATGAACTTTATGCAAATTCCTAAAAAATATAGCACTACTTTTTAACGTTGCTAGGAAATGTCAGGCAGCACCACTGCTGTATGTAGAAAAATATAGATTACATTTGTTAATGGAAATGCTGGGCTAAAACTGAACACGTTGACTTTGTTACATTACCTATTTTGTTTGTTATAGCAACAGTCAACAGAAATCCAGGTCAAATGCATTGCCTTCGTGGTCGAAGTTGTTTAAATACATTGGACGTCACTTGCAGATGTGCAAACCAGAGTTGTACTTCATTGTTTTTCACTCTGAAACTTCCAATTTCAAGCATTTCCCCCAATCGCtaaaaatgcatgttatttttctattgtaaatttttatgttaaataaataaataaaacaacaatctTCAAATCAGTGGTTTTGGTCAGTGCTTTAGGAATAATGTATACCCATCTGAATCTGTAAAATACCTCATGACATGAACAAGGAGGCTTTCTGGAAAAAATAGCCCAAGTATAGGGTTGCTAAGACCGTATATCATGGTAAAATTAAGAgatataaaatgtacacattcagAAGGTATAAAGCCTACCTTTTACATCGTTAACTTTTCTGACAAATCACCTAGGACTTTAAAAGACAATCGTACATTAAATAAGTAACAGACCAAGTCAGCTGGACATTTCAACTACTGTCCATCAGTGGTTTCAAGGCATTAGTCAATACATATCTGCTTAACTTTTCCTGAAGTTGACCTTGCGTTTTGCTAAGACTTTCTGAACAAAGATGTTTCAGCTCCAAAACGTTGCAACTGAgacaaacatattttattcacAGATACATACTTTCTTAGTTTATATATAATCTCCAGGGTTTATAAATAGATCATAAATATATGTTGGGAGAAAGTTAGTTTATAACAatcattcaatatttaaaaaaaaatctacaattaaAAAATTATAGTTAACAAAGAGGTAAATTTAAAAgtcaattttttaattattatttttttatttacagtacctACAATCAAATTCCAATAATGCCATTTTCTCCAAGGGTGTGTTTCATACAATAAATTCATTATTTTTGTCTGAATAAATTGGCTGGGCTTACATTAGAATAGGCACAATGTGCCAGGTGCCAAGTCACTTTCCCCACAAAGTTTTGCCAATGAACCTCAACCCTGACCTGCccaacaactttttttcacagagaatAAAATGCTAATGGTCTTGGAGTATAAACCATAAAACCCATCTAACTGATTCCCATAACTGGGTTCGAACCCGGGTCTCAAGGTGGCAAAATCCTCAACTACCCATCACCAATCCTCCGCCTTTCAGCCACATTGTTTAAGTTAGAGAAATTCTCAGTCTTGCACACACAGATTCATCTAATAAGAACATTGGGGAATCTCAGGGACATTATAAATGTACACAAAACAATAGGTAATAGTTATAATGAATCATCCTAACAAAACGTGCACACGTGTGATGGATCAACAGATGAAATTAGGTCACTTGTATCCGGTCAAAAATAAATTagttaaaaagctttttttgttttttttgtttcattgttttgcttagtttaaaatgcttaaaatagCCTTTCACGGTTAGCAGGCATTCATTTCTTCAGATTAAAAGTAGTAAGTATTATGTTTAGCATATCACAAATGATTCGTGTCCAGGGTTACATGGTTTATGTAGATCTCAGATTTGATCTAGTCAAGAATATTTAAAAACGAGGAAGCATGTGCAATCAtgctatggatttttttttctttctgcggTATGGATCGCTTATGTTTCGTACCTCCCAAAATATAATTGTACATGTGCTCTTAGTTAAAATCGTTTTTCTTTTATAACTTTGGTCACTCTTTGAAAGGCTGACAATTGCACGGAGGCGAGATACAGAATGTAAAATTAAAGAATGAATATATTATTGCAGTATTCTTACTGGAGACAGCAGTCATCTTCTGCTAGTGCTTAAAGTGCATTCTCTCACCCAAAAATGTTGCAGGACTATATTCTCTAAAGCCCCTAAGGAAAAGTACAAGAGGTATGTGCTAATTGCCAAGTAAACACAGAGCACCCAAAGTTAGCTAGCATGGATCATTAAATCCAGTGGAGTTTAATTTTTATTGATGAGCACAGTTTGTATTGGCTATTAAAGTAGATTACATGCTATGAAAAAGACCACCACCATCGCTGGAGTTCATCTATAGCAATTCCAATGTGTCCACCAGTGAGACAGGACTCCTGTTACAAGGGGTTCGGATTTTGTTTGCTGACTTGATCTGGATAACGCCTGGCTTCAACGTTTGGtttgctgctcttcagttctctTGCTCCTCGTTCACCAGACCCCTTTGCTGTTCCTTCATCTTCTCCTCCTCACGTTTCTTCAAGGCTTGAAACACCGCGATCTCTTTTGCTTCTTTCTTCTGGTTACGAGCCTCAAACAGCAGCCTGTAACAGAGTGATCGGGAGGCCCATTAACAGCTAGAATAGAATCTGTACGAATtgaaatggtgtgctgcttttggGCATTTAGTTGTTTTTGGGGGGTTCCTTTTTTGCAAAAAAcaccaagtaaaaacaaaacgCCACCTTTATCTAGCTTCCTCACAGATGGAATTTCCTAAATTACTAAAACTACATCTCCATGGAAAATCCAGTAGTGTCCACTCATCTCGAACAATCCCAGCTTTTCAATACAACAGTCAGCAGACAATCAGCTGTAGTTAAGCAAGGACATTCACACCCTGGAGAAGCACTTGCCTGTTCTTGATTATTCTCTCAACAATGGTGTCAGTGGTGAGCTCATTGCCACTGTCTATTACCCTGAAGATGCCTCGTCTTTTGGGCTCctgtgttgaaataaaaatgtaaaagggaatcgaaatgtaaaatgtagaaaaaCTTTCATGGACACTTATCAAGATCCTCTCAAGACATTTCCACAGATGATGCTGATCGTAACACTTTATTACAGGTCTGGATGTCAAATTAGAAGCACAAATAGCAGTACCTGGAGATCTGGAGctattgggttttatttttgaaggATCCAAAGACTAACATGATTTAGAATCTACAGTATACACTCAGACTTATTTCTGAAACTCTGCCTCACAGTAGTTCAGAATTATTCATACAAACTTGGTAGAACTGCATTCAAAGCCTTTCTCAATGACTCCAATGATGAAACGAGTTTTAGGTCACATTCTTGAATCACAGGTTTTGATGTTGTCTCCACCGTTGGACGGCAAGGTATTACAATGACTAAGTTTTGTAGTTTCCCTACAGAAGCAGCCGTGCAAACTTACAGCATAGGGATCAGAGTTGTCCTTATCAAGGATGACTTCTGTTTTTCCATGGCATACCAGGTCCACCTGAGAAGGCAATGAACATGCATGGAATCGTCAGAAAAGGCTGAACTGTAATCTTTCTAGCCGTTAGATTACAAAATGAGAAGTCTAGGCAGTAGCAACTTGGAGGTAAAGCATCTGTCTCATAACTATTTCTGTTCAGTACAACCTTATCAATGACTGAATGTTTCAAAGTTCTAGATAACAGTAAGATCTCTGCATGTGTCACAGTAGTGCAACTCCACCCTTTCACATTGCATTTCAATTCAAACCAAGAGTCCCCGCTGCCATCATATTGTATTCCAGTGGTTGCAATGATCTGCCTCGTCCAAATTCCAAACCCACAACACAAAACACCCACACATCTGTGTCTGGCCAAAATCTGTCACATAGACAATTAGcaaataattattgtttagttaatccaataaaaggtatcacctcGCTTGCTCTTTGTCTATCAACTCTGGACTGATACAGCTATCATTTCAACTGAATAGGCACTCATTTTAAGAGGAGGCTGTTTTCTATAACTGAAAATTATAGAGGCTGAAACCAAGTTCATGCAACAGTGCACAACTCTCTTCTATCATGCTACCCACTAAATTAAATCTAGTACGCCTCTGTAATCTGAAATCGCTGAACTTTGAAGGTCACGTCTAAAAACAGACTGCTCTTTGGTTCTTCAGTATGGgggactatttttttaaatatactgtaattaccCTTGATGATGAGTGAAGCCCTTTGCTTTCCTGTCTACGCTGACCCGTTTGAAGTGTTAAAAAGCGTACCTTGAAGTGGTCCAGCAGATCTGTGGTGGCTGCATAGGGAGCTCCAATCACCACTTCTGAGACATACTTcaagggagaggggagaagggaaTCTCAGTTAGAATTGTGTGGTCCAATTTTAAAACCCACTGTATTTATGAATAAATATCTTAACTGTGAACAGTAAAATAAAGCACATAAATAATTgctatatactgtaataaaatcgAGTGGACCCTTAGTTTTATGTGTATTGAATGTACAAAATTATACGTCCAATAGGATTCCTGCATGGTGTGTACAATATCTGATCTAGAATAGAAGGGAAACATCTCCCCTGCTAACAACAGAACCATTTACAGATTCAACAATACATGAACACACAAGGTAATTGTACTTGCTCACCCTGCACGCCAGCACGCTCAGAGTCCTCTCATGCACATTCATTATGGGATAGTTCTTTCCTTTGTAGCGGTTCACTTCCTGAGTAGGCAAAATGTAAAGCACAGTTCAACACGGGCAAACTGGACCCTGTTTCGCTTTGAAGTTCTTGCAATTTTAACGATTTACTATTAGCATACAGTAATTCAGTTTAAGCAAAGTATTATACAACTGAAACACTGTTGCCATGTTTCCACTACAACTGAATACATGGCAGCACTGActttagtacacacacacacacacacacatatatatatatatatatatatatatatatatatatcatcaaacAACATGCAGTAGTTTAGTTAAGACCTGCGGGCGACAGCCTCCCCAACAGCTAGAATTACTGGACTACTTTTGTAAATGCTCACCTGGTCAAAATGTAGCCCAACAATGACATAAGGCTTGTCAGACTGCTTGTACACTCTCTCCAGGAAGTCAACGTGGCCGATGTCTTTCAGAGTCATTAAGGGCAGACATAGCAAACAGCCAGTGGTACATATCAACATGCATTTAGTCTAGCTATTAGAACATAGAATGCCAGCGCTTCAGATCCATGGGGTTAGCAGTAGGGGGCAATCCATGCTGGCTCAACCCTGATGTGCTTGGCTGGAAACACACCATAGCAACAGATCTTGACAGTGGTGGGTTTGAGTACTGTGAATTAATATAGGGCATTCCTGGCCATGTTGCATACattgaaagatataaataaaacacactaaagAGACTCACAGGCAATGTGAGATACATTGGTATTCATAACCTTTTTAGACAAAGCACAACTCTAttataattaattagttaattacaATGGTGGTATTCATCATTTAGACCAATTCGATAGCCTCAAGGACTGCCATGCTGTGATGAAAATGCAGAACGActgaattaaaaaagaacaaagacaACATGCCAGTAGGACAGAGATACTGATCCAGAACTAGAAATACGACATACAATAAAGATATGCAGGAACAGAATTATTTGGCAAATGGACAGAAACAGGAGAAAATGGAAAAAtgctaaacagaaaacacagatgtCCTGCTATGGCTGTGAAGCCTGGCCGAGCTGATTTGCACAGATGCCCTTATTTGAAGAACACACTGAGAAGGATACGGAAGAGGTCAAAGGCTCCTGCCACATAGATGATGGTGTCCCCAGGCTGTGGCTCCTTCCCGGAAGCAAACTGGATGATTTTCTGTGAGGTCTGCAGGAACTGAGAGACTCCGGTCCAAGGACTGTGGCCTTTGGGACCCTGGGCAATTCCAAATACAAACACGCTGGTAAAGATGACACATGGCAGGGCAGAAAACAACCCTGATCGCTCATGTGTGTGGATTGATTTAATCTAATTATTTGTAACAAATATTGAATTTTTATAAAGCACTGTATGTGTCACCAGACCATGCACAAGCGTGTGCTTACCGCTCCACCTGGTGGCCAACAAGGGAATTGTCCATTAGATAAATCTTGCCAAAGcaacacaattcaaaacaaactgcatttaaaaaaataaataaataaatcatgcccattccatatttctttttttaaaaagacaggaaTCCATTGGTATATTCACTGCTGAAATCATAATTGCAAAGACTAATTTAGTCTCAACAATGTCTTTTTGTCTGCAAAACCCATTTATGAGCTCTTTGTTTAATCCAAGTTTGCCACATGTCAGGGGGAGGAAAGAATGCTGGACAACTATTAATGCAATGCTCAAGAACGCAAACTGTGCATAACGACTAAGGGACTAAGATTACTGCTCTTCCATAAAATAACTGCATAGTACTGGGAGCAGTAATAATAAGTACTGTTTGAGcaatggagatatatatatacatgttccTTCATCTTACGTTAAGAGATAAAACAGAACAAGATGACTTTGGATCTCACCGTCCCAGTAAAAAAGTGTTACAGataatccaaaataaaaataaaaaagtaccttTCCAAAGTTGTCTGTGTGCTGCTGATAGTCTAAATTTTTGTCCTATAAaggtaaaagaagaaaaaaaacagttttagtgAGTCGTTAACCAAGAAGCAGTACATAGCAGAGTGCCATTTGTACCACGTTCTGTTAAGATTAGGTCTGCCGACCGGAAAACAGTTGTGGTTTTGCTTGTTCTCACTCTGTGGTATCCACTACAATGTTAAAGCAACAGGAGACACTTGATCACGTGACTTTTGCTTTACTCCAGAAGACAGGAAATGATGCAAAGTCTGAAAGTTATTATTGGGGTTATTATAAGGTATAGGTcctcatttttaataaaaacattgcagCCTGTAGTTTACATAATGAACTATTTATCCAAAAGCACAAAATGATCATCCTCTTATTAGGATGTCTCCAAATTCTACTCTTCATGATTAGGCATGGACACCAATGCATCCTGAGAAGCGGCATTTTAAAGCTGAATATGAACACTGTCAATGTTACTCACAATGTTGCTGTGGTGAGTTTT
This window harbors:
- the pcyt2 gene encoding ethanolamine-phosphate cytidylyltransferase; amino-acid sequence: MVHYGHSNQLRQAHAMGDYLIVGVHTDEEIAKHKGPPVFTQEERYKMVRAIKWVDEIVEGAPYVTTLETLDKYNCDFCVHGDDITLTVDGKDTYAEVKNSGRYRECKRTQGVSTTDLVGRMLLMTKTHHSNIDKNLDYQQHTDNFGKGPKGHSPWTGVSQFLQTSQKIIQFASGKEPQPGDTIIYVAGAFDLFHIGHVDFLERVYKQSDKPYVIVGLHFDQEVNRYKGKNYPIMNVHERTLSVLACRYVSEVVIGAPYAATTDLLDHFKVDLVCHGKTEVILDKDNSDPYAEPKRRGIFRVIDSGNELTTDTIVERIIKNRLLFEARNQKKEAKEIAVFQALKKREEEKMKEQQRGLVNEEQEN